Part of the Bacteroidia bacterium genome is shown below.
TTAAATAAACGGTTTTATGAGAACAAAAACTAATATGCCAAGAATTTTAAAAATATATAAGATAAAAGACTACCAAATAATTTGTATATTTAATACAGGAGAATATCGTTTGATTGATTTTCAAAAATTATTTCAAGAATGGGAAATTACAACAAATGATATTGAATATAAATTAACGGATTTAAAAGAGTTCCGAAAAGTCAAATTAATAAATCAAACCTTGGCATGGGAAAATATAAAAATTGAAGTATTAGACATTGAGAATAAAAAGATAAATGGATACTTTGATTTAAGTCCAGATATCTTATATCAAAACAGTGTTTCATACCAAATAAATAAAGGATTCAGACTGGGAAAAATATTAAGAATGGCAAGAATAAATGCAGGCTATACACAAACAGAATTAGCAATGAAAAGCGGAACAACAACTCAATATATATCAAAGATTGAGAATGAAAAATCTGGAATTGAAATCTCAACTCTTCAGAAAATTGTTGAAATAGGACTTGGCAAAAAATTAAAAATTGATATATCTAATTAAATCGCCTATTAACACTTGTAGAAAAATTTATTAAATTTAGTATCGGAATAAAATAAAATAAATGATGATTGTACTAAGGCAACATACCGCTAACATGGCGCATAGCTCCATGCTGCAAAGATTTCCAAGTGTCCGCTAGGGCTGACGCCCATGCGCGGTTAAAGACCATACAATGCAGCACGGTGCCAGCGCCCGACCGTTAGCGTTCATTTTAAAGAAAATATGAGAGCAATAATTAGTGTCTGTCCATAAAGTCGCATTTTTCAAAAATTTTGTTTGAGAGTTTTCCTGTCCATAAATATTTTTCTTACGACTCATTATTTTTTTTTCAGTTTTTCGTTTTTTTTTGCCTCAAAATTATTTTTTCTTAA
Proteins encoded:
- a CDS encoding helix-turn-helix transcriptional regulator — protein: MRTKTNMPRILKIYKIKDYQIICIFNTGEYRLIDFQKLFQEWEITTNDIEYKLTDLKEFRKVKLINQTLAWENIKIEVLDIENKKINGYFDLSPDILYQNSVSYQINKGFRLGKILRMARINAGYTQTELAMKSGTTTQYISKIENEKSGIEISTLQKIVEIGLGKKLKIDISN